In Limosilactobacillus sp. WILCCON 0051, a single window of DNA contains:
- the csm4 gene encoding type III-A CRISPR-associated RAMP protein Csm4 — METKIYRLRFRNAHFGDGYLNTSVPTFAVSRLFSALCLEALKNDCLKEWMTVAENDEFKISDAFPYQEQPYLPVPVGEVALKMDLRTLVEDNQTNKAVRALKFVPVDRLLDLLNGKVSAEELLKAEMNLAQQTVLMKKGADPYEVGVTEYRSSLYVLASSDPLFEQLMTSLQFSGLGGKRTSGYGRFEMEILPVPSLMEEMLADDKADKQVLLTTSLPNDNELGLVVDDANYRLVKSSGFTYSPDASEQLRKEDLYKFASGSVFTRRYAGMIADVRPKGFAHPVWNYAKGMFYGLEAAK, encoded by the coding sequence ATGGAAACAAAAATTTATCGTTTGCGTTTCCGTAATGCACATTTTGGCGATGGCTATCTTAACACCAGCGTACCTACTTTTGCGGTAAGTCGTTTATTCAGCGCGCTATGCCTTGAAGCATTGAAAAATGACTGTTTGAAAGAATGGATGACAGTTGCTGAGAATGACGAGTTCAAAATCAGTGATGCTTTTCCTTATCAAGAACAGCCATATCTGCCAGTGCCAGTTGGTGAGGTAGCTCTTAAAATGGATTTACGGACGCTTGTTGAAGATAATCAAACAAATAAGGCTGTTAGAGCTTTAAAGTTTGTTCCGGTGGATCGACTTTTGGATCTATTAAATGGAAAGGTGTCTGCTGAAGAACTGCTTAAAGCTGAAATGAATCTTGCGCAGCAGACCGTTTTAATGAAAAAAGGTGCTGATCCCTATGAAGTTGGGGTAACTGAATATCGTTCCTCACTGTATGTATTGGCAAGCAGTGATCCATTATTTGAACAATTAATGACTAGTTTACAGTTTAGCGGTTTAGGCGGGAAACGAACCAGTGGCTATGGACGCTTTGAAATGGAGATTTTGCCGGTTCCATCGTTAATGGAGGAAATGCTGGCTGACGACAAAGCTGATAAGCAGGTATTACTGACAACGAGCTTGCCTAATGACAATGAATTAGGGCTAGTAGTTGATGATGCCAATTATCGTTTGGTAAAAAGTAGCGGCTTTACCTACAGTCCAGATGCCAGTGAACAGCTGAGAAAAGAAGATCTTTATAAGTTTGCGAGTGGTTCAGTCTTTACCAGACGATATGCCGGAATGATTGCAGATGTACGGC
- the csm3 gene encoding type III-A CRISPR-associated RAMP protein Csm3, giving the protein MMLSKIKISGTIELESGLHIGGSDAFAAIGAIDSPVIKDPLTNLPIIPGSSLKGKMRSLLAKAYNETIAQTPNDDDERITRLFGASDGGGENGDQPVPARLIFRDSFLNNAQELLDKGAEGYTEAKFENTIDRTTAIANPRQIERAIRGSEFNFELIYDLTDEQEIDEDMQTLLDGFKLLELDYLGGSGSRGYGKIKFINLHAETVFGDYDAGGINEELGA; this is encoded by the coding sequence ATCATGTTATCAAAGATTAAGATTTCGGGAACGATTGAATTAGAAAGTGGTTTGCATATTGGGGGAAGTGATGCTTTTGCAGCGATTGGCGCAATTGATTCGCCAGTTATCAAAGATCCATTGACTAATCTGCCAATTATTCCAGGCTCCAGTCTGAAAGGAAAAATGCGCTCACTTTTAGCTAAAGCTTATAATGAAACGATCGCCCAAACGCCTAATGATGATGATGAGCGAATTACTCGTCTTTTTGGTGCAAGCGATGGTGGCGGTGAAAATGGCGATCAACCAGTACCAGCGCGCCTGATTTTTCGTGACTCATTTTTAAATAATGCCCAGGAACTTTTAGATAAAGGTGCCGAAGGATATACAGAAGCCAAATTTGAAAATACAATTGATCGAACGACCGCAATTGCAAATCCCCGGCAGATTGAACGTGCAATTCGTGGCAGCGAGTTTAATTTTGAATTGATTTATGATTTAACCGATGAACAAGAAATTGATGAAGATATGCAGACGCTGCTAGATGGCTTTAAGCTGTTGGAATTAGATTATCTTGGGGGTAGCGGCAGTCGTGGGTACGGCAAGATTAAGTTCATTAACCTGCATGCCGAAACCGTTTTTGGTGATTATGATGCTGGCGGGATCAACGAAGAATTAGGAGCTTAG
- the cas10 gene encoding type III-A CRISPR-associated protein Cas10/Csm1, translated as MENFLGSVPRQVWDWEQSSLRIKKRRIMEKRKIDLYYGSLFHDIGKAIQRTTGLKKKHQLVGAEFLKPYMNEKPILNCLKYHHVNLRNDSLADDDLSYITYIADNIASGTDRRPNDEDVNYKWDAKTPLQDVFNRFGKHAGKRYLKPGELRLDDVHSIMPTDERHDYTHADYSRGVERFREGLMAIKPTEDYMQSALNLMEATMSFMPSSTNMEEVADISLYDHMKLTAAFAMAIQQYLDFVDEHNYKRRLYTGAQKFYQETAFLMMGFKFTGLEKFIYTIVSQGAHKQLRSRAFYANMLSEWFIDTLLSDTELTRANVLFESAGQGYILLGNTPKNRRLIASHCEEFNEFLQEQFGAEIHVSVGTSQFMSLQVEKGNTFDSYSRIFKDIDREINRSELRQFDARQIMKLNQQGKHTGRECVVCHAVASLNPETNKCKLCEKLESFSKNIQQDDFFVVNADEEGLPVGPGAFLSVTDKETIQKGAVSGRIYSKNQLNTGFKQQTYLWVGDYSDLTNNEFSKYADRDWTKGDNQSAVGIKRLAALRIDVDDLYAGFLAGFANQGEGMYTTISRYASLSRRLASFFNVHLNAFAEGCHATVIYSGGDDAFIIGAWDDILKLLARLRGYFADWTDQKMTFSAGIYMYQATMPINIVARRTNQLLQEAKLAGKHRVALFDSSMIFDVDEFINDVYYDKLVKIRQFFNKESNRGKSFAYKLLSLLRSRNEEDRISFARLAYFLSRLEDDAEDTEAFQQFKESMLGWYDNALEIKKVETALSLYIYEIRED; from the coding sequence TTGGAGAATTTTCTGGGGTCGGTGCCAAGGCAAGTCTGGGACTGGGAGCAATCCAGCTTAAGAATCAAAAAGAGGAGAATAATGGAAAAGCGTAAAATTGATTTATATTATGGCTCTTTGTTTCATGATATCGGTAAAGCAATACAGCGAACGACCGGTTTAAAAAAGAAACATCAACTGGTTGGTGCTGAATTTCTTAAGCCTTACATGAATGAGAAGCCGATTTTAAATTGTCTAAAGTATCACCACGTTAATTTACGCAATGATAGTTTGGCTGATGATGATTTATCCTATATTACCTATATCGCAGACAATATTGCCAGTGGTACTGATCGGCGGCCGAATGATGAAGACGTTAATTACAAATGGGATGCTAAAACCCCTCTGCAAGATGTTTTTAATCGATTCGGGAAACATGCAGGAAAACGCTATCTAAAGCCGGGAGAACTGCGGCTTGATGATGTTCATTCAATTATGCCAACTGATGAGCGCCATGATTACACTCATGCGGATTACAGTCGGGGTGTTGAACGCTTTAGAGAAGGTTTAATGGCAATCAAGCCTACCGAAGATTATATGCAGAGTGCCTTGAATCTGATGGAAGCTACCATGTCGTTTATGCCAAGTTCAACTAATATGGAAGAAGTTGCTGATATTTCGCTATATGACCATATGAAGCTGACGGCGGCTTTTGCCATGGCTATTCAGCAATACTTGGATTTTGTCGATGAGCATAATTATAAGCGGCGCCTATATACTGGTGCGCAAAAGTTCTATCAAGAAACGGCCTTCTTGATGATGGGCTTTAAATTCACTGGCTTGGAAAAATTCATCTATACGATCGTTAGTCAAGGGGCACATAAGCAGCTGCGCAGTCGGGCTTTCTATGCCAATATGCTGAGCGAATGGTTCATTGATACGCTGCTGAGCGATACGGAATTGACTCGTGCCAACGTGCTGTTTGAGTCTGCAGGCCAAGGATACATTCTCTTAGGGAACACACCAAAAAATCGTCGGCTGATAGCGAGTCATTGTGAAGAATTTAATGAATTTCTTCAGGAACAATTTGGTGCTGAGATTCATGTTTCGGTAGGAACGTCACAATTTATGTCACTCCAGGTTGAAAAGGGCAATACTTTTGATTCTTATAGTAGGATTTTTAAAGATATTGACCGTGAAATCAATCGTTCTGAGTTGCGGCAGTTTGATGCTCGTCAAATTATGAAACTAAACCAGCAAGGCAAGCATACAGGACGAGAATGTGTTGTCTGCCATGCTGTCGCCAGTCTGAATCCTGAAACAAATAAATGTAAGCTTTGTGAAAAATTGGAAAGCTTTTCTAAAAATATTCAGCAAGATGATTTCTTTGTGGTTAATGCTGATGAAGAAGGCTTGCCAGTCGGACCAGGAGCATTTCTTAGCGTTACGGATAAAGAGACGATTCAAAAAGGAGCAGTCAGTGGCAGGATCTATTCTAAAAATCAATTGAATACTGGCTTTAAGCAACAAACCTATCTTTGGGTAGGCGACTATTCTGACTTAACCAATAATGAATTCAGCAAATATGCCGATCGTGACTGGACCAAAGGAGATAATCAAAGTGCAGTTGGGATTAAGCGGCTAGCGGCCTTAAGAATTGATGTCGATGATCTGTATGCTGGCTTTTTGGCTGGATTTGCCAATCAAGGAGAGGGAATGTATACAACGATCAGTCGCTATGCATCTCTTTCACGGCGCCTTGCCAGTTTCTTTAACGTGCATTTAAATGCTTTTGCTGAGGGATGTCACGCCACAGTGATCTATTCAGGTGGTGATGATGCATTTATCATTGGTGCCTGGGATGATATCTTGAAGCTGCTGGCACGCTTAAGAGGATATTTTGCTGATTGGACCGATCAAAAGATGACGTTCTCAGCAGGAATTTATATGTATCAAGCCACAATGCCGATTAATATCGTGGCAAGGCGAACCAATCAACTGCTGCAAGAAGCCAAGTTAGCAGGAAAACATCGCGTTGCATTATTTGACTCATCAATGATTTTTGATGTGGATGAATTTATCAATGATGTCTATTACGATAAATTAGTGAAAATTCGCCAGTTCTTTAATAAGGAAAGCAATCGTGGCAAGTCTTTTGCCTACAAGCTATTGTCACTGTTGCGGTCGCGTAATGAAGAAGATCGGATTTCTTTTGCCAGACTGGCCTACTTCCTATCTCGACTTGAAGATGACGCTGAAGATACAGAGGCGTTTCAGCAATTTAAGGAATCCATGCTTGGCTGGTATGACAATGCCCTCGAAATTAAAAAAGTTGAAACGGCGCTGTCACTATACATTTATGAAATTCGGGAGGACTAG
- the csm2 gene encoding type III-A CRISPR-associated protein Csm2, with translation MNIKFKKDTYVDEAESVILNLKDVDFKVGHDKLTSTQLRNLLAMTSTIYNIVINQGVKAAEERLAYLRIQFIYQSGRNQAVKKLVDEAEILDILFAIQNEIENNDEKKEREDIIRFCHYMEALVAYLKYYYE, from the coding sequence ATGAACATTAAATTTAAGAAAGACACTTATGTTGATGAAGCAGAGTCAGTGATTTTAAATTTAAAAGACGTTGATTTCAAGGTTGGTCATGATAAGCTGACCTCGACGCAGCTACGCAATTTATTAGCAATGACCAGCACGATCTACAACATTGTAATCAATCAAGGCGTTAAAGCAGCAGAGGAACGTTTAGCATACTTGAGAATTCAATTTATCTATCAAAGCGGTCGCAATCAAGCCGTAAAAAAACTGGTTGATGAAGCGGAGATTTTAGATATTTTGTTTGCAATTCAAAACGAGATTGAAAACAACGATGAAAAAAAAGAGCGAGAGGACATTATCCGCTTTTGCCACTATATGGAAGCGTTGGTAGCCTACTTGAAGTACTACTATGAATAG